A part of Halictus rubicundus isolate RS-2024b chromosome 4, iyHalRubi1_principal, whole genome shotgun sequence genomic DNA contains:
- the LOC143353673 gene encoding arylalkylamine N-acetyltransferase-like 2: MAEDQGKKKPQVTFPLKPPGQTKVWKVVEAAVKGRPGPPVKFTIQEVPEDRYEEVIEHMCTYFIADEPMCKCWNGVKDPDYVQFFRNLWIETLKQGLTVGAFVEDQNGGKPILAGVNVIMLSLQGDDFDRESIGKSKRAQQLMTVLEELLKKANIYEKYGVDRYMGAIGLSVHPSYRGASLGGHILNVRNDIGREYNIEVTATAFTSPISQKLAARCGFEDVVAKDYDDMLDEEGNKVFPGIEAKELKIMAKRLY; this comes from the exons ATGGCAGAGGATCAGGGGAAGAAGAAGCCGCAAGTTACGTTCCCTTTGAAGCCCCCTGGACAGACCAAAGTCTGGAAGGTCGTCGAGGCTGCGGTCAAAGGTAGACCAGGGCCACCTGTCAAGTTCACGATTCAAGAAGTACCCGAGGACAGGTACGAAGAGGTCATCGAACATATGTGCACTTATTTCATCGCCGACGAACCCATGTGCAAATGCTGGA ATGGAGTCAAGGATCCAGATTACGTGCAGTTCTTCCGAAATCTGTGGATAGAAACGTTGAAGCAGGGCTTGACTGTGGGAGCCTTTGTCGAGGACCAAAATGGCGGCAAACCGATTCTCGCGGGCGTGAACGTGATCATGCTAAGCCTCCAGGGTGACGATTTCGATCGAGAAAGCATTGGCAAG TCGAAAAGGGCGCAGCAGCTAATGACAGTCCTCGAAGAACTGCTAAAGAAAGCAAACATTTACGAGAAATATGGCGTGGACAGATACATGGGAGCCATTGGTTTGTCTGTGCATCCATCGTACAGAGGAGCTTCCCTGGGTGGGCATATTCTCAACGTCAG GAACGACATTGGCCGCGAGTACAACATAGAAGTGACAGCGACAGCGTTCACTTCGCCGATCTCGCAGAAGCTGGCAGCACGATGTGGATTCGAGGACGTCGTCGCCAAAGATTACGACGATATGCTCGACGAGGAGGGGAACAAAGTCTTCCCAGGAATTGAGGCGAAGGAGCTGAAGATCATGGCCAAGAGGctctattaa